The Miscanthus floridulus cultivar M001 unplaced genomic scaffold, ASM1932011v1 os_1265_2_3, whole genome shotgun sequence genome includes the window GTTGGGTTAGGTCCTTGGAAGAAGACAATAGGCAGAGGCCACCATTCGTGGCGCGGAGGAAGGCCGCGGCGAGGTGCGGACGGCTGGGATCCGAGATTGCGCGGCTGGCGGTGCAAATCAGAGGGGATTGGTGTGCTCTCGGTAGCGGCCGGGGTTCCCTTCCCGGGAGAAGAGGAGAGGAGCAGAAGAGACCGAGAGACGGCAATGGAGCAGGACAAGGTCCCCTTCCTTTGCTTATAATTAGCTGGCGCATTGTGGGATGGGAGTGAGGGTAACAAATGGGATTTGAGGAACAACGAGGGTGTTCACAGAAAAATTACTCTACTGTACTATACTGGGTTAGCCTTGTTTAGATCGGGCCATAAATTTACTGAGTGTTATGTCGAATGTTATATGGGGTGGTCAATAGGAGTGCTGggtattaataaaaaaataaattatagaattcatCAATAAACTACCGGTCAAATTTATTAGCCTGattaatctgttattagcacATATATTACATTAGCATTTTATTGTCAaattatagattaattaggcttaaaaaattatcTAATAAAGTAGTCGTAAtttatacaattagttattttttaatttatatttaatattctgTGCACGTGTCAAGCAATTCGATACGGCGTAAAGTTTCGACGAAGGACGTAAACAAATCTAGTTAACTGAGCCGAGCAGCGCAAAGCAAAGCGGAGCCCAGACCTGTTTGGTTAAtaaacggcctgttcgctggttggtttttgagctggtttgggctggctggtgctggtttgttgtaagagaaaaatactgttggctggctggtttgggctggctgaaaccaacaagcgaataggCTGAAAGTTAGTAGTGACAGTGATGTGGCAGGCCATCTCTGTCTGCACTTTACAGTGTAGTACTACAGGAGAGCAGAGTTGTCACTCATCtcactctctttttttttcaagaAGAAACGACGCAGGTAGTCACATTTGTTATATTTGGATGCTTGCAAAATACTATTATATCACGGCTTATGTAACGTGGTGAACATAATCATGTTTTAATTGGCTATTGTTAGCTAGCTAATGGTTATAACTCATTCTTAGCAGCCTCAAACTAGTCGTGTGATAATTTCATACAAGAACTGAGGCCCTATTTTCTTAACGAGTGTTGGCTCCGCTTCAATGAAATCCTGTCAAACACCAACTTAGAAGAATAATCTTCACAAGAGAAGCTCTAAAAGGGacgaattgttttttttttctactaCAAAAGTAAAGTCTCGTAAATATGGTTTCTTCGCCTCCTCTGGCTCACTAGGTGAAGCCATTTGCAAACAATTCCTAGTAAATAGGACACAAAAGATAGGTGAAATCACCACCTCAAAAGCGTGCCAATTCATCATTCATTCATCGGATCCGAGGGAGAAAGCCATCAGAATCGCAGACAGAcagctttctttttcttttctttttggttgttttgtttataaaatgaatgAATAAATTAAGAGACGGTTAGCGAAGGAAGGAAAGGAAAGATTAATTAAGAAGCGGGACGCGTGAATTAGGTGAACAGAGCAGGATAATGGACGCGTCCTTGAATGAATCCTACATAGGGTGACACCAGTTGGCTAGCCTGTCATCAATCAACTTGATGATGAGCGAGCAATGCATGCGGTTCAGGTTGAGCATCCAAAACGTACAATTCGTGGAGGCTATCCGATCGAGTATGTTTATGTTCAGTCTGTTCGCTTGAttgtaaacgatcataaatttctagctagaatagtatttttttctcacaccaaaccagtcaacaataataattcacgatcgtataTAATCGTTTTATCTGCCTGCCGGTGACACCAACGAACTCCTCATAACAGGTAGGTGGCTGTTGTTGGTTAGTgtgggtttctgggctgataaactctgatttattgtgagagaaaaatactactaACTGACTAATAAACTCTAACTGaaacgaatatatatatatatatcatcacTAAACTAGACTGCTCCTAATACTGATAGACAGAGTATCTTTACCTTACCCTTATTCCTATACTCTCTTTTTTTAACCCACAAGCGGCCACGTCGCCCCTTCTCCCTGCCCATTAGATTTCCAATCAATGGCCCGCAGAACATCACCTCCACCTCATacttaaagatggcaacggggaattctCCGTCGGGTTCTGCCTACCCATCCCCATCCCCGTGGGGTCCAGATTTCCCCATCCTTGTCCCCGTGAAGACTCGCGGGGGACATTTTCTCCCCATTCCCGTCCCCGTGGGGAATTCATACCCAAtggggatccccgtccccgcaaTGAGATCCGAAAACAATCTACTAAATCAACAATCCAAAACTGAAAAATACTAGGAAAAACTCATCTTGCAATCAAACGAGATCGTAAAATACTTTACAAATTACAAGTCCCTTTAATAGATCCCACCTCACAACTCCCTAGATCTCACAAATGACAAATCAATAATGGTTCAACTTCAACACATTGACGTTGCTTTCCTGCAGAGCGAGCAGAGAGAAAGTAAAGAGAACTTGAGTATTCAGACCGAGGAAAGAAACCAGAGAATGATTGGGCAGCGTCCCTGGGCAGAGACCGAGTGCATGCAGTCATGCCGACCGGTGGCGCATGTCCTCTTCTGCTCTTCATGGCATGCATGGTGATGGCGACTGTGACTTAGGGGGTGAGGCTAGATGCGGGATGGACGAGGTGAGCTTGCGCAAGCTGGGCATCGCGTCTCGACAGTACCGCAAGAGGCGCTGCAGCACCGCGGCACTAGGCACAACGGTCGCATGAGTCGCGCATAGTAGCTGGCGACGACCGGCGGTGAGGATTCGTGTCCGCGCCTGGCGTGGATGCATGAATGCGGCAGCTGTGGGAGGGGTGGCCGAGTGGGGATACTACGAACTAGGGTTATGAATTTGGTTATATACTCCATGTGTTTGATAGACTTGGGCCGATTTGGGCTAAACTTTACAGCTCGCATACGGAGTATACTCCTTAACGGGGCGAGGATGCGGAGATCGGGTATGGGGGGTGGAGAACCATCTTCGTACCCACCAAACCCGACGAAGATAGATTTCCTCAAGTTTTCTTTCCCATGGAGAATAAAATCTCCCCATCCCTGTccctaataggggaattccccATGGGGAATGGTGGATCGgttcccgttgccatctttactcgTACTTCCACACCTCACGTACGGTCAACAGGACTTCCGCCTCGCGAACCTTCTTCGCCGCTGCGACGCTCACGCCCCGGTGCCCTCCGCCGCTCGCTGTCCCGCGGCTTGCGTGCCCTCCGCGCCGCTCGCCACCCCTGCCAGCGTCGCCGTTGCTCCGGTCGTCCCCGCTGCGATGCCGCGCCGGCCGTCCCCATCGCCGGCTCCTTCCCCTCACCGCGACCTCCGCCTCCATCGGCGGACGCCGCCGGCTGCTGACGCCCGCGCCACCACCGACAGCCGCGGACACCTGCCCGTCCGGATCCTTCCGCTGCCGTCTCCGCTTCGTCGTCGCGGCCATAGACGGCGGGATGTAACTGCCGGAAACCTCAGACAACAggtgtccgccgccgccgccgtccttctccaccggcttcacgGCCGCGCCAGCAGGACGGGCAGCCCTGCTCCGCGTTCTTCCTCCTCCCCATACACGGTAAGGCCTTGAATCCCTGTTCTCTTTCCTCTTTCACCTTTCTGTCTTCTGCCTTTCCATCGCTCGATGGAAtgccaaaccaaacaaaaaaaatgaacGGAGAAAAAGATGCTGCCTATACAGCCGTCACCTGCACAACCAAACTTTCAGTGTGTCAGTGTGCAATTAATCCTTGCATATTTTTCCTACTTCCGTCATTACTTTGATTCGTATGTCTTCGATATTCTAGGTTACATCTTCACTACGAAGAGCTCCACATTTTCCACAAGAAGGAAAGAACATAGTATGACATTATGTTTCCAATTTGTCTAATGAAAAAAGACTCTTGGGGTCTTGGTACAAATAACGTATGATTAAAAAATTGTAAGATTTGTTAGTGTTACATTATATATTATATAATGAGTTCCTGCCAGAAATGTGGATCTTCCTTCGAGCCTTTTAGGCAGTTCAAAATTTGTCATGAAATCTGTCTTCTCATGTGCTTGGTATAGCACACTTCATAGGTCTCTCTTGTCTCTTCAAGAACAAAATTTCCTCTAATATACATGTTCCTGTTAATTAATTCTATCATATTCTTCTAAATGAGCAGGACTGCTGAGTCTCGGTCGGTGCCTATGTCTCCTCCCCCTCACACTACAACCTCAATCCTTAGCTGTCCATGCTCAACAGATCTTCATATTCAACAGAGATGGCATCAACTGTGAAACCAGCTGGTGAGTAGTCAGCACTTTACTTCTGTCAGTTAACCCTTAGTCCTCTACATTTACCAGTTATAGTTTCTAGATAGGACACAAAAAAGGGAAGCCTCTGACCTGCCATATAGATATTTTCCTACTGATTTTGTTCCCTCTGAATACTTTTCAATCCCTGCTCAACACCTAGACGTAAACCAGTTCTATCTTCCTTTGCAACCAATTTCACATGATCTAATGTCGCCATGCACCCTATTCCCCTAAATAGGTTACAGGGAGGcagagtttgaattttttttgcatcAGTTCTAATAAGGCAGTACAGGTTTCATTCAAAGAGTTTGATGCTACCTTCTATAGTACTCTTAGTATTGATATGCAAATGTCATTTGCATGCACTATGTACAGGGTCTGCGCTGTTGGAGGCCATATCAGAGATGAAAATGATTCGAACGGAAATATGTTTACTGTTCCATCAAAGAAACATGCAGAGTTTAATAGGTCTCTTCATCCACTAGCTGTGAGAACAACCTGCTATTTCAAACACTCTATCAGATTGCTTACCCAGCACAGTTATAGATGCTGTTACAGATCTTGATAAGTTGAAGGATGTGGACTGGTGCACAGTTTTATATGAAAAACTGAAGACAAGTATTAATGATTGGAAGGAAGCTTCCAAGAGTGCTCCTAAGACTCGGACTGTCACGGGTTGTGTTTATTTGCTCCTAGTAAGTATCTTAGTTTCTCTTCTCGTTTTGTGTAGAGAGCCAATTATCTAACTGTAGAATTATGCATAGATTCTTTTTTTGGACTTCATCAAGAAGGCTAAAAATCTTGATCGTAATCCCCTTGATATCCCAAGAACATGTCAATATAGCCATGCCAAGATTAAGCAAGTGCTAGGTGACATGGAGTATGACAAATTCGATGTAAGTAAGATCAATTGTAATATGAACTTTGTAACATTTGAGTTTAAGCATTGGTATTAATCCTTGTCCCATTTCAGTTTAAGTGTTTGGAAAGATACTTGCTATGTAAACAGATAAATGATACTCGCCCAAGAGTCAGAGAAAGAGATGGATCTGATGGATGAGGATGGACGGCCCTATGTAAGTTGGCATGCCCCTTTTCATTTTAAGACCAGCGAGAGTTTGTGCAATGTTTTAATTCCCTCTATATTTGTATGATAAAGATAATAGAGGGCGTAGAGCTCTAGTATGAGATGGATCATGATGGAGATCAGCTTCAACATGATCAGTTTCCTCTGCATGCTGGTGAAGACAGGTAAAGAAGAGGTGGTCTCTGCGGTTTTCTAACTCTATGGATAGTGtcagtgtttcgtacaagcaccggcaagtaaatttatagtaatgcgcgttaggc containing:
- the LOC136533863 gene encoding uncharacterized protein isoform X3, translated to MLNRSSYSTEMASTVKPAGSALLEAISEMKMIRTEICLLFHQRNMQSLIDLDKLKDVDWCTVLYEKLKTSINDWKEASKSAPKTRTVTGCVYLLLILFLDFIKKAKNLDRNPLDIPRTCQYSHAKIKQVLGDMEYDKFDFKCLERYLLCKQINDTRPRVRERDGSDG
- the LOC136533863 gene encoding uncharacterized protein isoform X2, encoding MLNRSSYSTEMASTVKPAGSALLEAISEMKMIRTEICLLFHQRNMQSLIDAVTDLDKLKDVDWCTVLYEKLKTSINDWKEASKSAPKTRTVTGCVYLLLILFLDFIKKAKNLDRNPLDIPRTCQYSHAKIKQVLGDMEYDKFDFKCLERYLLCKQINDTRPRVRERDGSDG
- the LOC136533863 gene encoding uncharacterized protein isoform X1 yields the protein MLNRSSYSTEMASTVKPAGSALLEAISEMKMIRTEICLLFHQRNMQSLIVIDAVTDLDKLKDVDWCTVLYEKLKTSINDWKEASKSAPKTRTVTGCVYLLLILFLDFIKKAKNLDRNPLDIPRTCQYSHAKIKQVLGDMEYDKFDFKCLERYLLCKQINDTRPRVRERDGSDG